A window of Gloeocapsopsis sp. IPPAS B-1203 contains these coding sequences:
- the dnaK gene encoding molecular chaperone DnaK: protein MGKVIGIDLGTTNSCVAILEGGQPMVIANSEGGRTTPSVVGFGKGSDHLVGQLAKRQLVTNAENTIYSIKRFIGRRWDDTTAERQRVSYKCIQGRDNTVDVQIRDRTYTPQEISAMILRKLKQDAESLLGEAIVQAVITVPAYFTDAQRQATKDAGTIAGMEVLRIINEPTAAALAYGLDKLEQEQKILVFDLGGGTFDVSILQLGDGVFEVKATAGNNQLGGDDFDNCIVSWMIACFQEQENIDLAIDKMALQRLREAAEKAKIELSSLGTTTINLPFITADSTGPKHLEMELTRAKFEDLVNHLIAATIKPMSQALKDCSLQPADIDRIILVGGSTRIPAVTNAVQKFFNGKAPERSVNPDEAVALGAAIQGGVLGGEVEDVLLLDVTPLSLGIETLGEVFTKVIERNTTIPTSKSQVFSTATDGQSSVEIHVLQGERPLAKDNKSLGKFLLTGIPPAPRGVPQIEVSFEIDVNGILKVLAQDKGTGREQSISITNTGGLSAAEIERMRQEAEIYAEQDKKRVEMIALRNQAEDLLYTYESTLKDNEHLISDRLKLEVSQKAAELRSVFGEQTTSVAEVKQILNNFQQTLLSIGTDVYKNVDEEQNQSVQAAEVGTPSESKLESHSGTVENATVAEEYNFDFDEDYTVTADYEAIE from the coding sequence ATGGGAAAAGTCATTGGCATCGACTTAGGCACCACGAATAGTTGTGTTGCCATCTTAGAGGGTGGTCAACCAATGGTTATTGCCAATTCTGAAGGAGGAAGAACAACCCCTAGTGTTGTGGGGTTTGGTAAGGGAAGCGATCACCTGGTTGGGCAACTCGCTAAGCGGCAACTCGTTACTAATGCGGAAAATACAATTTACAGTATCAAGCGATTTATTGGGCGTCGCTGGGACGATACTACTGCAGAACGCCAGCGAGTTTCTTACAAGTGCATTCAAGGGCGAGACAATACAGTTGATGTCCAAATCCGCGATCGCACCTACACTCCTCAGGAAATTTCGGCAATGATTTTGCGCAAGCTCAAACAAGATGCTGAAAGTCTTCTTGGTGAAGCGATCGTCCAAGCAGTTATTACAGTGCCAGCTTACTTTACAGATGCCCAACGTCAAGCTACCAAAGATGCTGGCACGATTGCTGGAATGGAAGTATTGCGCATTATCAACGAACCCACAGCAGCAGCCTTAGCTTACGGCTTGGATAAGCTAGAACAAGAGCAAAAAATTCTCGTGTTCGATCTTGGTGGTGGGACATTTGATGTTTCTATCCTGCAACTTGGAGACGGCGTATTTGAAGTCAAAGCAACTGCTGGTAACAACCAACTTGGCGGCGACGACTTTGATAACTGCATTGTTAGCTGGATGATTGCCTGTTTCCAAGAACAAGAAAACATTGACTTAGCTATAGACAAAATGGCACTGCAGCGACTACGGGAAGCAGCCGAAAAAGCCAAAATAGAACTGTCTAGCCTGGGTACTACGACAATTAATCTACCGTTCATCACGGCTGATTCAACTGGACCAAAGCATTTAGAAATGGAACTCACCCGCGCTAAATTTGAAGACTTGGTGAACCATCTGATTGCTGCGACAATCAAACCTATGAGTCAGGCATTAAAAGATTGCAGTTTACAGCCAGCAGATATTGACCGGATTATCCTGGTTGGTGGCTCAACACGCATTCCTGCAGTAACGAACGCTGTCCAAAAGTTCTTTAACGGCAAAGCCCCAGAACGTTCAGTCAATCCAGATGAAGCAGTAGCCTTAGGTGCTGCTATTCAAGGTGGAGTGTTAGGAGGCGAAGTTGAAGACGTTCTGCTACTCGATGTCACTCCACTTTCGCTAGGAATTGAGACGCTAGGAGAAGTCTTTACAAAAGTTATTGAGCGGAATACGACAATTCCAACCAGTAAATCACAAGTGTTTTCTACTGCAACTGATGGTCAATCGTCTGTGGAAATTCACGTCCTTCAAGGAGAACGCCCATTAGCAAAAGATAATAAAAGCCTTGGCAAGTTTCTCCTAACCGGAATTCCTCCCGCTCCTCGGGGAGTACCTCAAATTGAAGTATCGTTTGAAATTGATGTCAATGGCATTCTCAAAGTTTTAGCTCAAGACAAAGGTACGGGGCGCGAGCAAAGTATTAGTATTACAAATACTGGTGGTTTAAGTGCTGCCGAGATAGAAAGAATGCGTCAAGAGGCAGAAATCTACGCTGAGCAAGACAAAAAGCGTGTAGAAATGATTGCTCTACGCAACCAAGCAGAGGATTTGCTGTACACTTACGAATCAACTCTAAAAGACAACGAGCATTTGATCAGCGATCGCCTAAAACTTGAAGTCAGTCAAAAAGCCGCAGAGCTACGTTCTGTTTTTGGGGAGCAAACTACCTCAGTAGCAGAAGTCAAGCAAATCTTAAATAACTTCCAACAAACCCTGCTGTCAATTGGTACAGATGTTTACAAAAATGTTGACGAAGAACAAAACCAATCGGTTCAAGCAGCAGAAGTTGGCACTCCAAGCGAAAGCAAGCTTGAATCGCACTCAGGTACCGTAGAGAATGCTACGGTTGCAGAAGAATACAATTTTGATTTTGATGAAGATTACACAGTCACAGCTGATTATGAAGCAATTGAGTAA
- a CDS encoding GspE/PulE family protein: MTYSPSQRRALIVKNDFSPFGNKVIESGYVSNEQMQQALSESRKSKRPITEVLESLTGRQLPPDLLRFYKKQQLFELKIVYGVEFIDPQLNQIAPNQVANLIDTLIPVEICRRFQLIPLSQNPDPPSVLVAMVDPDHLEAQDYLSRILRAKGLGLQRMVMTQEDFQQLLSKYLDAQVEQQKQRDIQKSVDVQSEIEGLEGFDLQNANDEIEADLGAAIQNAEAAPVIALVNKILVKALQEKVSDIHIEPQEEHLRIRFRKDGVLRQAFEPLPKKIVPAVVARFKIISELDIAERRMPQDGRIRRVFEGRKVDFRVSTLPSRYGEKVVLRILDNSATQLGLDKLISDEESLEIVREMASRPFGLLLVTGPTGSGKSTTLYSVLAERNEPGVNISTAEDPIEYSLPGITQVQVIRDKGMDFASILRSFLRQDPDVILVGETRDRETAKTAIEAALTGHLVLTTLHTNDAAGAIARLDEMGVEPFMVSGALLGVVAQRLVRRVCSACRIPYSPSSTELARFGLTSSQDNGVTFYKAKALQPEEIATARSQGELCPECSGVGYKGRCGVYEVMRINQRLQNLITEGAPTERIKEVAVEDGMKTLLSYSLDLVRRGQTTLEEVERVTFTDSGLEAELKAKRKSSLECQTCSAELQPEWLECPYCMTPRFQD; the protein is encoded by the coding sequence ATGACTTACTCCCCCTCACAGCGGCGTGCCCTGATCGTCAAAAATGACTTTTCTCCTTTCGGCAATAAAGTGATTGAGTCGGGGTATGTCAGTAATGAACAGATGCAGCAAGCTCTGAGTGAAAGTCGTAAATCTAAAAGACCCATAACAGAAGTATTAGAGTCACTAACTGGACGTCAACTCCCACCTGACTTACTGAGGTTTTATAAAAAGCAGCAACTCTTTGAACTCAAAATTGTTTATGGCGTTGAATTTATCGATCCTCAGCTCAATCAAATTGCCCCTAATCAAGTCGCAAATTTGATCGACACGCTCATCCCGGTTGAGATTTGCCGCCGTTTTCAATTAATTCCTTTGTCTCAAAATCCTGACCCTCCTTCAGTATTAGTGGCGATGGTCGATCCCGATCATCTAGAGGCTCAAGATTATTTGAGTCGAATTCTCCGTGCCAAAGGATTGGGATTGCAACGTATGGTGATGACGCAAGAAGACTTCCAACAGTTGCTTTCCAAATACCTCGACGCACAAGTTGAACAGCAAAAACAGCGAGACATTCAAAAATCAGTTGATGTTCAATCTGAGATCGAAGGCTTAGAGGGCTTTGATTTACAAAATGCCAATGATGAAATTGAAGCAGATTTAGGTGCTGCTATTCAAAATGCTGAGGCCGCACCTGTTATTGCTTTAGTCAATAAAATTCTTGTCAAAGCCTTGCAAGAAAAAGTTTCGGATATTCACATTGAACCGCAAGAAGAACATTTACGAATTCGCTTTCGTAAAGATGGAGTTTTACGTCAAGCATTTGAGCCACTACCGAAAAAGATTGTGCCGGCTGTTGTTGCTCGATTCAAAATTATTTCAGAACTGGATATTGCTGAGCGGCGGATGCCCCAAGACGGACGTATTCGACGAGTCTTTGAAGGACGTAAAGTAGACTTTCGCGTGAGTACTTTACCAAGTCGTTATGGTGAGAAAGTTGTTTTGCGAATTTTAGATAACTCAGCGACTCAACTTGGTTTAGACAAACTGATTAGCGACGAGGAAAGTTTAGAGATTGTCCGTGAAATGGCAAGTCGTCCTTTTGGATTACTGTTAGTGACAGGACCAACAGGTTCGGGAAAATCAACAACCTTATATTCTGTCTTGGCAGAACGTAATGAGCCAGGGGTCAATATCAGCACAGCCGAAGATCCAATTGAATATTCTTTACCAGGAATTACTCAAGTCCAGGTAATTCGTGACAAAGGTATGGATTTTGCCTCAATTTTGCGGTCTTTTCTGCGGCAAGATCCTGATGTGATTCTTGTCGGTGAGACACGAGACAGAGAAACTGCTAAAACAGCAATTGAAGCGGCACTAACCGGACATTTAGTCTTAACAACACTCCATACGAATGATGCTGCAGGTGCGATCGCCCGCTTGGATGAAATGGGTGTTGAGCCTTTTATGGTATCAGGTGCGTTACTTGGTGTTGTTGCTCAGCGTTTAGTTAGACGCGTTTGTTCAGCGTGTCGCATCCCCTATTCACCTTCTTCTACAGAGTTAGCACGCTTTGGTTTAACAAGTTCGCAAGACAATGGCGTGACTTTTTACAAAGCAAAGGCTTTACAGCCTGAAGAAATTGCCACTGCCCGCAGTCAAGGCGAACTTTGTCCAGAGTGTAGCGGTGTTGGCTACAAAGGACGTTGTGGCGTGTATGAGGTGATGCGCATTAACCAACGGCTGCAAAATTTAATTACTGAAGGTGCGCCAACCGAACGCATTAAAGAAGTTGCAGTAGAAGATGGTATGAAAACCTTGCTATCTTACAGCCTTGACTTGGTACGTCGAGGGCAGACCACACTCGAAGAAGTTGAACGTGTCACATTTACTGATTCTGGCTTGGAGGCGGAACTTAAAGCGAAACGAAAGAGTTCTTTAGAATGTCAAACTTGTAGCGCGGAGCTACAACCAGAGTGGTTAGAATGTCCCTACTGCATGACGCCACGTTTTCAAGATTAA
- a CDS encoding sulfurtransferase TusA family protein → MNQTASQPHAQLDLRGTPCPLNFVRTKLRLEKMSPGSRLEVWLDPGEPIEQVPDSLMMAGYSVEQITECNGYFALIVQRPGDANA, encoded by the coding sequence ATGAATCAAACGGCATCTCAACCTCACGCACAACTCGATTTGCGTGGTACTCCCTGTCCACTCAACTTTGTGCGGACAAAACTGCGCTTGGAAAAAATGTCTCCAGGGTCGCGACTAGAAGTTTGGTTAGACCCTGGAGAACCCATTGAGCAGGTTCCCGATAGCTTAATGATGGCAGGTTATTCAGTTGAACAAATCACTGAATGTAATGGCTACTTTGCCTTAATAGTCCAACGCCCAGGTGATGCAAATGCGTAA
- the dnaJ gene encoding molecular chaperone DnaJ, with the protein MARDYYEILGVSRDADKEEIKRAYRRLARKYHPDVNKESGAEERFKEINRAYEVLSEPETRARYDRFGEAGVAGGVGVGGFQDMGDMGGFADLFESFFSGFSGAGQQARSRRSGPVRGDDLRLDLKLEFREAVFGGEKEIRISHLETCEVCSGSGAKPGTRPRTCSTCSGSGQVRRVTRTPFGSFTQVSTCPTCNGTGQMIEEKCDACEGNGVRQVTKKLKITIPAGVDNGTRLRISSEGDAGQRNGPPGDLYVYLFVNEDAEFRREGINVLSEIKISYLQAILGCRIQVNTVDGPQELLVPAGTQPNTVITLENHGVPRLGNPVSRGDHLITILIDIPTKITTEERELLEKLAKIKGDRTGKGGLEGFLGNLFQR; encoded by the coding sequence ATGGCCCGCGACTATTACGAAATTTTAGGTGTTTCTCGTGACGCCGACAAAGAAGAAATCAAGCGCGCCTACCGGCGATTAGCCCGGAAGTATCACCCTGACGTGAACAAAGAATCCGGAGCTGAAGAGCGCTTTAAAGAAATCAATCGGGCTTACGAAGTGCTTTCTGAGCCGGAAACACGCGCTCGTTACGATCGCTTTGGTGAAGCTGGAGTCGCTGGTGGAGTTGGAGTCGGAGGATTCCAAGACATGGGTGACATGGGCGGTTTTGCCGATTTGTTTGAAAGCTTCTTCAGCGGTTTTTCTGGTGCAGGGCAACAAGCGCGATCTCGACGCAGCGGTCCTGTACGCGGTGACGATTTGCGCTTAGATCTCAAGCTAGAGTTTCGCGAAGCCGTTTTTGGTGGTGAAAAAGAAATCCGCATTTCGCACTTAGAAACATGTGAAGTTTGTAGCGGTTCAGGTGCGAAGCCTGGAACTCGACCGCGCACTTGTTCAACGTGTAGTGGTTCCGGTCAAGTACGGCGCGTGACACGTACACCTTTTGGCAGTTTTACCCAAGTATCGACTTGTCCTACATGTAATGGGACAGGACAAATGATTGAAGAAAAGTGCGATGCTTGTGAAGGTAACGGCGTACGACAAGTTACAAAGAAGCTGAAAATAACAATTCCTGCTGGAGTTGATAACGGAACGCGGTTGCGAATCTCTAGCGAAGGCGATGCAGGGCAGCGTAATGGTCCTCCAGGAGATTTGTACGTTTATTTGTTTGTCAACGAAGATGCAGAATTTCGACGCGAAGGCATCAATGTCCTATCAGAAATTAAGATTAGCTATCTCCAAGCAATCCTAGGATGTCGGATACAAGTAAACACCGTGGATGGGCCACAAGAGTTGTTAGTACCAGCAGGAACACAACCTAACACGGTAATTACTCTTGAGAATCATGGTGTCCCACGTCTAGGTAATCCGGTAAGTCGTGGAGACCATCTCATTACAATTTTGATCGACATTCCGACAAAGATTACTACTGAAGAAAGAGAATTACTAGAAAAATTAGCTAAAATTAAGGGCGATCGCACAGGTAAAGGTGGTCTAGAAGGATTTTTGGGAAATCTGTTCCAGCGATGA
- the gshB gene encoding glutathione synthase produces the protein MKLAFIIDPITRLDPGHDTSVALMEAAQALGHSVWITQANLLSVVAGKAWAMLERVELKPVELVQGRWVVKTPWFELSDRTFAPLDSMDAVFMRTDPPVTASYLYATYILDYIDPAKTFVINDPQGIRAANEKMYALQFTKWIPETIVSSDKQTIYEFVEKQGAAILKPLGNKAGEGILYLEAGDRNFNSMVELSTLQGSVPVMVQTYLAAAKEGDKRIILLDGKPIGALNRLSSGNEFRNNMAAGGTVAQIDITEREQQMCADIARRLHQDGLYFVGIDVIGGYLTEVNVTSPTGIREIDRLEGTRLGEQAIRWIEARL, from the coding sequence ATGAAACTTGCCTTTATTATCGATCCTATTACACGTCTCGATCCAGGACATGATACTAGCGTAGCCTTGATGGAAGCCGCACAAGCATTAGGTCATTCTGTTTGGATAACTCAAGCGAATCTTCTCAGTGTCGTAGCCGGCAAAGCTTGGGCTATGTTGGAACGAGTCGAGCTAAAGCCTGTGGAACTCGTACAAGGACGATGGGTAGTAAAAACTCCTTGGTTTGAATTGAGCGATCGCACTTTTGCGCCCTTAGACAGTATGGATGCGGTCTTTATGCGTACCGATCCCCCTGTAACGGCTTCCTACCTCTATGCTACGTACATTTTAGACTATATCGATCCTGCCAAAACCTTTGTTATCAATGATCCCCAAGGAATTAGGGCAGCAAATGAAAAGATGTATGCCCTGCAATTTACCAAATGGATTCCAGAAACAATCGTCAGTTCTGATAAACAAACAATTTACGAGTTTGTTGAAAAACAAGGCGCAGCCATTCTTAAACCTTTAGGAAATAAAGCTGGAGAAGGAATTCTCTATTTGGAAGCAGGCGATCGCAATTTTAACTCAATGGTTGAGTTAAGTACTTTGCAAGGAAGTGTCCCAGTGATGGTGCAGACTTACTTAGCGGCTGCCAAAGAAGGAGATAAGAGAATTATTCTTTTGGATGGTAAACCTATTGGTGCACTCAATCGACTTTCTTCAGGTAATGAATTTCGCAATAATATGGCAGCAGGTGGTACTGTTGCGCAAATCGATATTACTGAGCGAGAGCAGCAGATGTGTGCCGATATCGCCAGAAGACTGCATCAAGATGGTTTGTATTTTGTGGGAATTGATGTCATTGGTGGTTATCTTACCGAAGTTAATGTGACAAGTCCAACGGGTATCAGAGAAATTGATCGGTTAGAAGGTACTCGTTTAGGCGAACAGGCTATTCGGTGGATAGAAGCAAGACTATAG
- the grpE gene encoding nucleotide exchange factor GrpE, with product MVDEDKQTEISEQESNTSAETMNLNDNSEVNAQVVSASSPDEITGEENAATAAVDQGHPELAELTAQVESLKSQLEERTSQYIRIGADFENFRKRTQKEKEEIEQKIKRDTITELLPVVDNFERARSQIKPQTDAEMTIHKSYQSVYKQMVDTLKRLGVSAMRSEGSPFDPNFHEAVMREPTDEHPEGTVLEELVRGYFLGDRVLRHALVKVSAAPEPGETSEPNLTE from the coding sequence ATGGTTGACGAGGACAAACAAACAGAAATCTCAGAACAAGAGAGTAACACCTCAGCTGAAACAATGAATTTGAATGATAACTCCGAGGTAAATGCTCAAGTAGTATCAGCAAGCTCACCAGATGAAATAACGGGTGAGGAAAACGCTGCTACGGCTGCTGTTGATCAAGGACATCCAGAATTAGCTGAATTAACAGCGCAGGTAGAATCGCTCAAATCGCAGTTGGAGGAACGCACCTCTCAATACATAAGGATTGGGGCAGATTTCGAAAATTTCCGCAAGCGGACACAAAAAGAAAAAGAAGAAATTGAGCAGAAAATCAAGCGGGACACAATTACAGAGCTATTGCCTGTAGTTGACAACTTTGAGCGGGCACGATCGCAGATCAAGCCACAAACCGATGCGGAAATGACCATTCATAAAAGCTACCAAAGCGTTTATAAGCAAATGGTAGACACTTTAAAACGGTTGGGTGTTTCCGCAATGCGTTCAGAAGGAAGTCCTTTTGATCCGAACTTTCATGAAGCTGTAATGCGTGAACCTACGGATGAACATCCAGAAGGAACAGTGTTAGAAGAGTTAGTTCGGGGATATTTCTTAGGCGATCGCGTTTTACGTCATGCTTTGGTGAAAGTATCTGCGGCTCCCGAACCAGGAGAAACGTCAGAACCGAACCTAACTGAGTAA
- the rsgA gene encoding small ribosomal subunit biogenesis GTPase RsgA gives MSQEATSTADVPLMGTVLAVQANYYQVRLNPSLLAPLSEKGKALRSSPLLLCTRRARLKKLGQQVMVGDRVEIVEPDWAGGRGAIASVLPRKSQLDRPPVANAEQILLVFALEEPPLDPYQLSRFLVKAESTGLDVRLCLNKSDLLTIEQQQQWHNRLEQWGYQPVFVSVRQGNGISEVRNLLKLRISAMAGPSGVGKSSLINALVPTVNLRTSEVSGKLSRGRHTTRHVELFTLPDGGLLADTPGFNQPDLNYHPHELVNFFPEARQRLTQQTCQFSDCLHRDEPNCAVRGDWERYEHYLAFLEDAIAHQEQIDQQADPESSLKLKTKRGRRQYEPKLETKYRRHSRRTQHQALQELYQEADELQ, from the coding sequence ATGAGTCAGGAAGCTACTAGCACGGCAGATGTACCATTAATGGGTACAGTACTAGCAGTTCAAGCTAACTACTATCAAGTTCGCCTCAACCCCTCGCTCCTCGCCCCACTCTCCGAGAAGGGCAAAGCCCTACGCTCCTCACCCCTCCTTTTATGTACGCGGCGAGCGCGACTTAAGAAGTTAGGACAGCAAGTTATGGTTGGCGATCGCGTGGAAATTGTTGAACCAGATTGGGCAGGTGGTAGAGGTGCGATCGCAAGTGTTTTACCACGTAAGTCTCAATTAGATCGTCCGCCAGTTGCCAATGCTGAGCAAATTCTTTTGGTTTTCGCTTTAGAAGAACCACCACTAGACCCTTACCAACTGAGCCGCTTTTTGGTTAAAGCTGAATCTACAGGATTGGATGTTCGTTTGTGTTTGAATAAAAGCGATTTATTGACAATCGAACAACAGCAACAATGGCACAATCGCTTAGAACAGTGGGGCTATCAACCTGTGTTCGTCAGTGTGCGTCAGGGAAATGGTATTTCTGAAGTTAGAAATCTTCTCAAACTACGAATTTCAGCAATGGCTGGACCTTCAGGTGTAGGAAAATCAAGTTTAATTAATGCTTTGGTTCCGACAGTTAACCTACGTACCAGTGAAGTTTCTGGTAAGCTTAGTCGCGGACGTCATACAACGCGCCATGTAGAACTTTTTACCTTACCTGATGGTGGATTACTGGCAGATACTCCTGGTTTCAATCAACCAGATTTGAATTATCACCCACACGAGTTAGTCAATTTCTTTCCTGAAGCACGACAGCGGCTAACCCAACAAACTTGTCAATTTAGTGATTGTTTGCATCGCGATGAGCCAAATTGTGCTGTGCGAGGTGATTGGGAGCGATACGAGCATTATTTAGCTTTTCTCGAAGACGCGATCGCACATCAAGAACAGATCGATCAACAAGCCGATCCTGAATCAAGTTTGAAGCTGAAAACGAAGCGCGGTAGAAGACAATACGAACCAAAGTTAGAAACGAAATACCGACGGCATTCACGACGAACTCAACATCAAGCATTACAAGAGTTGTATCAAGAAGCCGATGAGCTGCAGTAG
- the grxC gene encoding glutaredoxin 3: protein MNPNIEIYTWSRCPFCIRAKALLKEKGVEFAEYVIDGDEAARSLMAKRAHDRRSVPQIFINDNHIGGCDDLYELELQGKLDQLLTA, encoded by the coding sequence ATGAATCCCAACATTGAAATTTACACCTGGAGTAGATGCCCTTTTTGTATTCGTGCCAAGGCTTTACTCAAAGAAAAAGGTGTTGAATTCGCAGAATACGTAATTGATGGGGATGAGGCAGCGCGATCGCTCATGGCAAAACGCGCCCATGATAGACGTTCTGTCCCCCAGATTTTCATCAATGACAATCATATCGGTGGCTGTGACGATTTGTACGAATTGGAACTTCAAGGCAAGCTCGATCAATTGCTAACAGCGTAA
- the ftsZ gene encoding cell division protein FtsZ, producing the protein MPEHDDQMDGIVPGRVANIKVIGVGGGGGNAVNRMIASEVSGIEFWSINTDAQALTNTSATRRLQIGQKLTRGLGAGGNPAIGQKAAEESREEIAAALENADLVFITAGMGGGTGTGAAPIVAEVAKELGALTVGVITRPFMFEGRRRTSQAEQGIEALQSRVDTLIVIPNDKLLSVISEQTPVQEAFRIADDILRQGVQGISDIITIPGLVNVDFADVRAIMADAGSALMGIGIGSGKSRAREAANTAISSPLLESSIEGAKGVVFNITGGHDLTLHEVNAAAETIYEVVDPNANIIFGAVIDERLQGEIRITVIATGFTTEAAAEPLSNVKVISKPQQAAPTNSSPPAIEIETVEKPGLDIPEFLQRRRNPRS; encoded by the coding sequence ATGCCTGAGCATGACGACCAAATGGACGGTATTGTACCAGGTCGAGTTGCTAATATCAAAGTTATTGGAGTTGGTGGCGGCGGTGGCAATGCAGTTAACCGCATGATTGCTAGTGAGGTCAGTGGTATTGAATTCTGGTCAATCAATACAGATGCTCAAGCTTTAACAAACACCTCAGCAACTCGTCGGTTGCAAATTGGACAGAAGTTGACACGTGGACTTGGTGCAGGTGGTAATCCGGCGATCGGTCAAAAAGCAGCTGAAGAATCGCGTGAAGAAATTGCTGCGGCTTTAGAAAATGCTGATCTCGTTTTTATCACTGCGGGTATGGGTGGCGGTACAGGTACGGGTGCAGCACCAATCGTTGCAGAAGTTGCCAAAGAATTAGGTGCATTGACAGTAGGAGTCATTACTCGTCCATTTATGTTTGAAGGACGGCGACGCACCTCACAAGCTGAACAAGGTATTGAGGCACTCCAAAGTCGAGTCGATACGCTCATTGTGATCCCCAATGACAAATTGCTATCTGTGATTTCTGAGCAAACACCTGTACAAGAAGCTTTCCGGATAGCTGATGACATCCTGCGTCAAGGTGTGCAAGGAATTTCTGACATTATTACTATTCCAGGATTAGTTAACGTTGACTTTGCAGATGTCCGCGCAATTATGGCAGATGCAGGTTCAGCATTAATGGGTATTGGTATTGGTTCCGGTAAATCTCGTGCCAGAGAAGCAGCAAATACTGCGATTTCCTCTCCTCTTCTCGAATCTTCCATTGAAGGTGCTAAGGGTGTTGTTTTCAATATTACTGGCGGTCATGATTTGACTTTACATGAAGTCAATGCTGCTGCTGAAACAATATATGAAGTAGTAGACCCCAACGCCAACATTATTTTTGGTGCAGTAATTGACGAAAGGCTACAAGGTGAGATCCGAATTACAGTAATTGCTACAGGATTTACTACAGAAGCTGCTGCAGAGCCACTATCTAATGTAAAAGTTATTTCAAAGCCACAACAAGCAGCACCAACCAATTCCTCTCCTCCTGCTATTGAGATAGAAACTGTAGAAAAACCAGGTTTAGATATCCCTGAGTTTCTCCAGAGAAGACGGAATCCTCGCTCTTAG
- a CDS encoding type IV pilus twitching motility protein PilT, which yields MEYMIEDLMEQVVACGGSDLHISTGLPPYIRISGKLTPTDYEPLTAEQCQRLIFTMLNNTQRKHLEQNWELDCSYGVRGLARFRVNVYKDRGTYAACLRALSSQIPSMDALKLPDIVREISEKPRGLVLVTGPTGSGKSTTLASMINNINMTRSEHILTIEDPIEFVYEPIQSLIHQRQIGEDTKSFANALRAALREDPDVILVGEMRDLETISLAISAAETGHLVFGTLHTSSAAQTVDRMVDVFSPEQQQQIRVQLSNSLVAVFSQTLVPRKNPKPTEFGRVMAQEIMIVTPAIANLIREGKTSQIYSAIQTGAKLGMQTLEKVLSDLYKAGTISLEAAMSKTSKPDELQRLIGGSIPAAHATPAKPGLGRSVLVN from the coding sequence ATGGAATATATGATTGAAGACCTCATGGAGCAAGTTGTTGCTTGTGGTGGTTCTGACTTACATATTTCAACTGGCTTACCGCCTTATATCCGCATTAGTGGCAAGCTGACTCCGACTGATTATGAACCACTTACAGCGGAGCAATGCCAGCGTTTAATTTTTACGATGTTGAATAACACGCAGCGCAAGCACTTAGAACAAAACTGGGAACTGGATTGCTCTTATGGTGTGCGAGGATTAGCTCGCTTTCGTGTCAATGTCTATAAAGATCGCGGAACTTATGCAGCTTGTTTGCGAGCACTATCTTCCCAAATTCCCAGCATGGATGCTTTGAAACTACCAGATATTGTACGGGAAATTTCCGAAAAACCTAGAGGATTAGTTCTAGTTACAGGTCCTACTGGTTCTGGTAAATCAACAACATTGGCGTCGATGATTAATAACATCAATATGACGCGCTCAGAACACATCTTAACGATTGAAGACCCGATTGAATTTGTTTATGAACCCATTCAAAGCTTAATTCACCAGCGTCAAATCGGAGAAGATACGAAAAGCTTTGCTAACGCACTACGCGCAGCATTAAGGGAAGATCCTGATGTGATCCTAGTTGGTGAAATGCGCGACCTAGAAACAATTTCGCTGGCAATTTCTGCGGCAGAAACAGGTCACTTGGTATTTGGTACATTGCATACAAGTTCGGCAGCACAAACAGTTGACCGGATGGTAGATGTGTTTTCGCCAGAACAACAACAGCAAATCCGCGTACAGTTATCAAACTCACTTGTTGCTGTATTTAGCCAAACACTTGTACCGCGTAAAAATCCTAAACCAACTGAATTTGGCAGAGTCATGGCACAGGAAATTATGATCGTGACTCCAGCGATCGCTAACTTGATTCGCGAAGGCAAAACTTCTCAAATCTACTCGGCAATTCAAACAGGCGCAAAACTAGGAATGCAAACTCTAGAAAAAGTTCTTTCTGACTTGTATAAAGCAGGAACTATCTCACTCGAAGCTGCAATGTCCAAAACTTCTAAGCCTGACGAGCTTCAACGTCTCATCGGTGGTAGTATACCTGCAGCTCATGCAACACCAGCTAAACCAGGTTTGGGTAGATCAGTACTAGTAAATTAA